The Hydrogenispora ethanolica genome includes a region encoding these proteins:
- the eno gene encoding phosphopyruvate hydratase produces the protein MTSIVDIYAREILDSRGNPTVEVEVELADGSVGRAAVPSGASTGAFEAVELRDGDKGRYLGRGVQKAVENVNEEIASEVIGLDALDQVTIDKVMIELDGTPNKAKLGANAILGVSLAVAKAAASSLNLPLYRYLGGVNAKELPVPMMNILNGGKHADNSVDLQEFMVMPVGAPSFSECLRWGAEIFHSLKKVLKDKGYSTAVGDEGGYAPNLKSNQEALDVIMAAIEQAGFKPGDDIMIAMDPASTELWDEAKKKGEEGKYFFWKSNILKTSAEMADFWAELANNYPIISIEDGMAEEDWDGWKMLTERLGSKVQLVGDDLFVTNTERLSKGIKLGVSNAILIKVNQIGTLTETLDAIEMAKRAGYTAIVSHRSGETEDATIADIAVATNAGQIKTGAPSRTDRVAKYNQLLRIEDLLAEEASFPGKKAFYNIYR, from the coding sequence ATGACGTCAATTGTTGACATTTATGCTCGCGAAATTCTTGACTCCCGCGGCAATCCCACGGTTGAGGTTGAAGTGGAACTGGCTGACGGCAGTGTCGGCCGGGCCGCAGTTCCGTCCGGTGCTTCCACCGGCGCCTTTGAAGCCGTTGAACTGCGGGATGGTGACAAAGGCCGTTACTTGGGACGGGGTGTTCAAAAAGCCGTTGAGAACGTGAATGAAGAGATCGCTTCGGAAGTGATCGGACTGGATGCCTTGGATCAGGTAACCATCGACAAGGTCATGATCGAATTGGACGGAACTCCCAACAAGGCTAAGCTGGGCGCCAACGCTATCTTGGGTGTCTCTTTGGCGGTTGCCAAAGCCGCCGCTTCCAGCTTGAACCTGCCGCTTTACCGTTACCTCGGCGGCGTGAACGCCAAAGAACTGCCGGTTCCGATGATGAATATCCTCAATGGCGGGAAACATGCTGACAACAGTGTGGATTTGCAAGAATTCATGGTCATGCCGGTCGGAGCGCCGAGCTTCTCCGAATGCTTGCGCTGGGGCGCTGAGATTTTCCATTCTTTGAAAAAAGTTTTAAAAGATAAAGGATATAGCACCGCGGTCGGCGACGAGGGCGGCTATGCGCCGAATCTAAAGAGCAATCAGGAAGCCCTGGACGTTATCATGGCTGCGATCGAACAAGCAGGTTTCAAACCGGGCGACGATATCATGATTGCTATGGACCCCGCTTCCACGGAACTCTGGGACGAAGCCAAGAAAAAGGGCGAGGAAGGCAAGTATTTCTTCTGGAAATCCAATATTCTGAAAACTTCCGCCGAAATGGCTGATTTCTGGGCCGAACTGGCGAATAACTATCCGATCATCTCTATCGAAGACGGCATGGCCGAGGAGGACTGGGACGGTTGGAAGATGCTCACCGAACGTTTGGGGAGCAAAGTTCAGTTGGTCGGCGATGATCTTTTCGTTACCAACACCGAACGGTTGAGCAAAGGAATTAAGCTGGGTGTCTCCAACGCCATCCTGATCAAAGTCAACCAGATCGGAACCTTGACGGAGACTCTCGATGCCATTGAAATGGCCAAGCGGGCCGGCTACACCGCCATCGTTTCCCATCGTTCCGGCGAGACCGAGGATGCGACCATCGCCGATATCGCAGTGGCGACCAACGCCGGACAGATCAAAACGGGCGCTCCTTCCCGCACCGACCGCGTCGCCAAGTACAACCAATTGTTGCGGATCGAGGACCTTTTGGCCGAAGAAGCGAGCTTCCCCGGCAAAAAAGCTTTTTATAATATCTACCGTTAA
- the whiA gene encoding DNA-binding protein WhiA — MVKEEAIRNAVSRCGQCDKAELSAIIHMAGSIHLTGRERLSLSITTESAGIARRIVKLIKSCSKLESEIQVEQNEKLGRLHRYKIIIPSQNGVIELLDELGMMTRERYLESGIAPHLVKDQCCRASFLRGAFLAGGSISDPQKKNYHLELFTHNEEFANGLVYLMSLVHLKAKVSRRKAYFVVYLKESEANARFLSLIQAHSAVIKLEEVRVIKGLRGEVNRRVNCETANLEKTLSAAWEQVEAINQLITRVGLGILPSSLRRTAELRLEYPEATLKELGEYHRPPISKSAVNHRLRLIRQYVKNFTEEAGI, encoded by the coding sequence TTGGTAAAGGAAGAAGCGATCCGAAATGCGGTCTCACGATGCGGACAGTGTGATAAAGCGGAGCTTTCGGCCATTATCCATATGGCGGGGAGTATTCATTTGACGGGGAGAGAACGCCTGTCTTTATCCATTACCACCGAATCAGCGGGGATCGCCCGGCGAATCGTTAAATTGATTAAGTCATGCTCCAAATTGGAATCCGAAATCCAAGTCGAACAGAATGAAAAATTGGGCCGTTTACATCGGTATAAGATTATCATTCCTTCTCAAAATGGCGTGATTGAATTGCTCGACGAGCTTGGCATGATGACCCGGGAGCGATATCTGGAGAGCGGGATTGCGCCGCATCTGGTGAAGGACCAATGCTGCCGGGCTTCCTTTTTACGCGGAGCATTTTTGGCCGGGGGCTCCATCAGCGATCCGCAAAAAAAGAATTATCATCTTGAGCTGTTCACTCACAATGAAGAGTTTGCGAACGGGTTGGTCTATCTAATGAGCCTGGTTCATTTAAAGGCTAAGGTAAGCCGGAGGAAAGCCTATTTTGTTGTTTACCTGAAGGAAAGCGAAGCCAACGCGCGATTTCTCTCTTTGATTCAGGCTCATTCCGCAGTGATCAAGCTGGAGGAAGTACGAGTTATCAAGGGGTTACGGGGTGAAGTAAACCGGCGGGTGAATTGCGAGACTGCGAACCTTGAAAAAACTCTCTCAGCAGCTTGGGAGCAAGTTGAGGCTATCAACCAGTTAATAACCCGGGTAGGCCTAGGGATCCTGCCGTCGAGTCTGCGTCGGACCGCCGAACTTCGACTGGAATATCCCGAAGCCACTTTAAAAGAACTGGGCGAATATCATCGTCCACCCATCAGCAAATCCGCAGTGAATCACCGTTTGCGGCTAATACGACAATATGTTAAAAATTTCACAGAAGAAGCAGGAATTTAA
- a CDS encoding DivIVA domain-containing protein codes for MLTPVELETVIFRRGMRGYKVREVQSFMSQISTDYEFLYRENNELKAKLDEVQTKLEQYVQKEETLRNALVLAQETAEEQIGSAKLKADIIVKEAQFQAEQMKGRVKDDIQLEIQKLTWLKSQVDLFKCQFKSFLNTLLTTAEQELDLNIVWEHLQRNPYQKSGVEPAVKEAAATAEEAPETGVPQSSNQS; via the coding sequence ATGTTAACCCCGGTTGAATTGGAAACGGTCATCTTCCGGCGCGGCATGCGTGGTTACAAGGTGCGCGAAGTGCAAAGCTTTATGAGCCAGATCTCGACCGACTACGAGTTTCTGTATCGGGAAAACAATGAACTGAAGGCAAAACTGGATGAAGTCCAGACCAAGTTGGAGCAGTATGTACAAAAAGAAGAAACCCTAAGAAATGCTTTGGTCCTGGCACAGGAGACTGCGGAAGAACAGATTGGTTCCGCTAAGTTAAAAGCGGATATCATTGTCAAAGAAGCCCAGTTTCAAGCGGAACAGATGAAGGGACGAGTCAAGGATGACATTCAACTTGAGATTCAGAAACTGACTTGGCTCAAGTCGCAAGTGGATTTATTTAAGTGTCAGTTTAAAAGCTTTTTAAATACCCTGTTGACAACGGCCGAACAAGAACTGGATTTGAACATTGTATGGGAGCATTTGCAACGGAATCCTTATCAAAAGTCCGGAGTCGAGCCCGCTGTCAAAGAGGCTGCAGCGACTGCGGAAGAAGCGCCTGAAACCGGCGTTCCTCAATCATCGAACCAATCCTAA
- a CDS encoding nucleoside recognition domain-containing protein, with protein MYQLFSTLSQWAIPILLLAIFGAALRKKVAVYEVFIQGALEGLKITVKLTPYILAIFVAVGIFRSSGALNLFIAAFKPLLQLCGIHPDLLTLGLLKPLSGSAALGITADLLSKYGPDSKLGLTASMIQGSSETTFYIYSLYLGAIPVKDSRHILLTGLVCETVAILLALIFGLGLVR; from the coding sequence ATGTATCAGCTTTTTTCGACCTTATCGCAATGGGCTATTCCCATTTTACTGTTGGCAATCTTCGGTGCCGCGCTCCGGAAAAAGGTGGCAGTCTACGAAGTCTTCATTCAAGGAGCATTAGAAGGTCTTAAGATCACTGTTAAACTGACCCCCTATATTCTGGCGATCTTCGTTGCCGTGGGTATTTTCCGCTCCTCCGGCGCGCTGAACCTCTTCATCGCAGCCTTTAAACCTTTATTGCAATTATGTGGGATCCACCCCGATTTATTGACTCTCGGCTTACTTAAACCGCTCTCGGGATCGGCGGCGCTCGGGATTACCGCTGATCTTTTAAGTAAATACGGTCCCGATTCAAAGCTTGGGCTGACCGCCTCGATGATCCAAGGCAGCAGCGAAACGACATTCTATATTTACTCGCTATATCTGGGCGCGATCCCTGTCAAAGATAGCCGGCACATCCTGCTTACTGGTTTGGTCTGCGAAACAGTCGCGATACTGTTGGCCCTGATATTCGGCTTAGGATTGGTTCGATGA
- the secG gene encoding preprotein translocase subunit SecG, with protein MRLFLQILLMIVSIALTAIIILQPSKGEGLGSIGSGGQMFFSKNKGLEKLLDKATMWLAISFGLLLIIVELLAKKM; from the coding sequence TTGAGATTATTTTTGCAAATATTGTTAATGATTGTATCCATTGCCTTGACTGCAATTATTATATTACAGCCTAGCAAGGGCGAGGGATTGGGTTCAATCGGTTCCGGCGGACAGATGTTTTTTTCAAAAAACAAAGGGCTGGAGAAATTATTAGATAAGGCTACAATGTGGTTGGCAATCAGTTTTGGCTTATTGTTAATCATTGTGGAACTTTTAGCCAAAAAAATGTAG
- the gap gene encoding type I glyceraldehyde-3-phosphate dehydrogenase, whose product MAVKVGINGFGRIGRLVFSALHDKGLLGKDVDIVAVVDISTDAKYFAYQLKYDSVHGKFTGQLATEKSAPEVEADDVLIVDGHKIKCVMATKDPSQLPWKELGVDYVIESTGLFTDSEKAKGHLAAGAKKVIISAPGKGQVKTIVMGVNEGEYDSATHDIVSNASCTTNCLAPLVHVLLKEGIGIETGLMTTIHSYTATQKTVDGPSKKDWRGGRAAAINIIPSTTGAAKAVGEVLPATKGKLTGMSFRVPTPDVSVVDLTFRATRDTSIEEIDSLMKKASETYLQGVLGYANEEVVSTDFVHDNRSSIYDSLATLQNNLKGEKRFFKVVSWYDNEWGYSNRVIDLLTYMVKQDQK is encoded by the coding sequence ATGGCTGTAAAAGTTGGTATTAACGGTTTTGGCAGAATTGGTCGGCTGGTTTTCAGCGCTCTGCATGACAAGGGATTACTGGGCAAGGACGTCGACATTGTGGCAGTTGTCGATATCAGCACGGATGCGAAGTACTTTGCGTACCAATTAAAATATGATTCCGTGCATGGCAAATTCACCGGACAACTGGCCACCGAGAAGAGCGCTCCTGAAGTGGAAGCCGATGATGTGCTGATCGTTGACGGTCACAAGATCAAATGCGTAATGGCGACTAAAGATCCCAGTCAATTGCCTTGGAAAGAGCTCGGCGTCGATTACGTTATCGAATCCACGGGTCTGTTTACTGATTCCGAGAAGGCCAAAGGCCATCTGGCCGCCGGCGCCAAAAAAGTAATTATTTCCGCTCCTGGTAAAGGCCAAGTTAAGACTATCGTAATGGGTGTCAATGAAGGCGAGTATGATTCCGCCACCCACGATATCGTTTCCAATGCTTCTTGCACCACCAACTGCCTGGCTCCGTTGGTTCATGTTCTTTTAAAAGAAGGAATTGGCATTGAGACCGGTTTAATGACCACCATCCATTCCTATACCGCCACTCAAAAGACCGTGGACGGTCCTTCGAAGAAGGATTGGCGCGGCGGCCGGGCAGCGGCCATCAACATCATCCCGTCGACCACTGGCGCGGCGAAAGCTGTCGGTGAAGTTCTGCCGGCTACCAAAGGCAAGCTCACCGGGATGTCTTTCCGGGTACCGACCCCTGATGTTTCGGTGGTGGATCTGACCTTCCGGGCGACTCGGGACACCTCCATCGAGGAGATCGATTCCTTAATGAAGAAAGCCTCGGAAACCTATCTCCAGGGTGTTCTCGGCTACGCCAATGAAGAAGTGGTCTCCACCGACTTTGTACATGACAACCGCTCGTCGATCTATGACTCTTTGGCGACCCTGCAGAACAATCTGAAGGGTGAGAAACGCTTCTTCAAAGTCGTTTCCTGGTACGATAACGAATGGGGTTATTCCAACCGTGTTATCGATCTGCTGACTTATATGGTAAAGCAAGACCAGAAATAA
- a CDS encoding phosphoglycerate kinase: MNKLSIDDIDVKGKRVFVRVDFNVPVDDQGNITDDRRIKAAIPTIKSLSDRGAKVVLASHFGRPKGGPDNKYRMDVMGKRLSELLEKPVVKVNDCIGEEPKNAISAIDPGGVVLLENVRFYKEEEANDEAFAKKLAELADIYVNDAFGTAHRAHASTAGVAKFLQPAVAGYLMQKEIDIMGKALSNPERPFVAILGGAKVADKLGVIKNLLEKVDTLIIGGGMAYTFLKAQGYEIGKSLLDAERIEFAKEMLAKAKEKGVQLLLPVDTVVTDSFKQPTFSKTVTATQIPADLEGVDIGPETIKQFSEAITGAGTVVWNGPMGVFELPQFAVGTRAIAEALTRCKGTTIVGGGDSAAAVEQMGFAEKMSHVSTGGGASLEFLEGIVLPGVAALSDK, translated from the coding sequence ATGAACAAATTATCCATTGACGACATTGATGTAAAGGGCAAACGCGTATTCGTACGGGTGGATTTTAATGTCCCAGTAGACGACCAGGGGAATATCACCGACGACCGTCGGATCAAGGCGGCGATTCCCACCATTAAATCCCTGTCCGACCGGGGGGCGAAAGTCGTTCTGGCATCTCATTTCGGCCGTCCCAAAGGAGGGCCCGACAATAAATACCGGATGGATGTCATGGGTAAACGCCTTTCCGAGTTGTTGGAAAAACCTGTAGTCAAAGTCAATGACTGCATCGGCGAAGAACCGAAGAACGCCATTTCCGCGATAGACCCCGGCGGCGTGGTGTTATTGGAGAATGTCCGGTTTTATAAGGAAGAAGAAGCCAACGACGAAGCATTCGCCAAAAAGTTGGCCGAGTTGGCCGATATCTACGTGAACGATGCCTTTGGCACCGCGCACCGCGCTCATGCGTCCACCGCGGGAGTGGCCAAATTCCTCCAACCCGCAGTAGCCGGTTACTTAATGCAGAAAGAGATCGATATTATGGGCAAAGCCCTGAGCAATCCGGAGCGGCCATTCGTGGCTATCCTGGGTGGGGCGAAAGTCGCCGATAAACTCGGCGTCATCAAGAATCTGCTCGAAAAGGTCGATACGCTGATCATCGGCGGTGGAATGGCGTATACATTTTTGAAAGCCCAGGGCTATGAGATCGGAAAATCGTTGCTCGACGCCGAACGGATCGAATTTGCCAAAGAAATGCTTGCCAAGGCCAAGGAAAAAGGGGTTCAATTATTGCTGCCGGTTGATACGGTAGTGACCGATAGTTTCAAGCAGCCGACCTTCTCCAAGACCGTGACCGCTACTCAAATTCCGGCTGACCTTGAAGGCGTGGATATCGGGCCGGAAACTATCAAGCAGTTCTCCGAGGCGATCACCGGCGCCGGAACTGTGGTTTGGAACGGCCCCATGGGTGTGTTCGAACTGCCGCAATTTGCGGTCGGAACCCGGGCTATTGCGGAAGCCTTGACCCGTTGCAAGGGAACAACCATCGTCGGTGGCGGTGATTCGGCTGCGGCTGTCGAACAGATGGGCTTCGCCGAAAAAATGTCCCACGTTTCGACCGGTGGCGGCGCTTCCTTGGAATTCCTCGAAGGAATTGTCTTGCCGGGCGTGGCTGCATTATCGGATAAATAA
- the tpiA gene encoding triose-phosphate isomerase: protein MRKPIIAGNWKMYKTIPEAKELVKGLVTKLAGLDGVEVVFCPPFTALSTVKELLQGTGHGLGAQDLYWKEQGAFTGEVSPLMLKDVGCDYVIIGHSERREHFGETDQTVNQKAKAALAHGIKPIICVGESLAQREAGETSALIKGQTEKALAEIAPSELPKVVIAYEPIWAIGTGRSSTAKDANEVIGLIRKTIAGMYGHDLAEQVRIQYGGSVKPENVKEYMEQPEIDGALVGGASLEVESFFRIVNY, encoded by the coding sequence ATGCGCAAACCGATTATTGCTGGGAATTGGAAGATGTATAAGACCATCCCCGAAGCAAAAGAGCTCGTAAAGGGGTTAGTAACAAAACTAGCGGGGCTCGACGGGGTTGAAGTAGTCTTTTGCCCGCCGTTCACCGCATTAAGCACTGTTAAGGAATTGCTTCAAGGAACGGGACATGGTTTGGGTGCCCAGGATTTATACTGGAAAGAACAAGGTGCTTTCACCGGCGAAGTCTCGCCGCTCATGTTGAAGGATGTCGGTTGCGATTACGTCATTATCGGCCATTCGGAGCGCCGCGAGCATTTCGGCGAGACTGATCAGACGGTGAATCAGAAAGCCAAAGCCGCTCTAGCTCACGGGATCAAGCCGATCATCTGCGTCGGCGAGTCGTTGGCCCAACGCGAGGCCGGAGAAACCAGCGCTTTAATTAAAGGTCAGACCGAGAAAGCATTGGCGGAGATTGCCCCAAGCGAACTCCCGAAAGTGGTCATTGCCTATGAACCGATTTGGGCGATTGGAACAGGCCGCTCTTCCACAGCGAAAGATGCCAATGAAGTCATCGGCTTGATCCGGAAAACCATTGCCGGGATGTATGGCCATGATCTGGCCGAGCAAGTGCGAATTCAGTATGGCGGCAGCGTGAAACCTGAAAATGTCAAGGAATACATGGAGCAACCGGAGATCGACGGCGCTTTAGTCGGCGGAGCCAGCCTGGAAGTGGAATCGTTCTTCCGAATTGTCAATTATTAA
- a CDS encoding RNA-binding protein, whose translation MDPTNEEKLLLTQITELAERSLHEQQPLWTDFLDPSQLEQVKAVLAWNNGVRFRVFGGYSKAERQRLVVYPDYYIAEAIEPALGYLQIVSNSPEELTHRDFLGSILALGLKREKIGDLLVTGSVCQVILVPELVPFILSHLERVGNSRVKTAEIEPEQLNLPDIREKEIRTTVASLRLDALAALGFGESRTKMAREIRAERLKVNWKPVKNPDQLVSPGDVISMRGRGRVVFREQTGTSKKGRLGVVLVRQL comes from the coding sequence GTGGATCCTACAAACGAAGAAAAACTGTTATTGACTCAGATTACGGAGTTGGCGGAGCGTAGCCTCCATGAACAGCAACCTTTGTGGACGGATTTTTTGGATCCGTCCCAACTGGAACAGGTTAAAGCTGTTCTGGCTTGGAATAACGGAGTCCGGTTTCGGGTTTTTGGCGGTTATTCCAAAGCGGAGCGGCAACGGTTGGTCGTTTACCCCGATTATTATATCGCGGAAGCGATCGAACCGGCGCTGGGCTATTTGCAAATTGTATCGAATAGCCCGGAGGAACTGACGCACCGTGATTTCCTGGGTTCTATATTGGCGCTGGGTCTTAAGCGAGAGAAGATTGGGGATTTGCTGGTGACCGGATCCGTTTGTCAAGTTATTTTGGTTCCGGAATTGGTTCCTTTCATCCTGTCCCACCTTGAGCGCGTCGGAAATAGCCGGGTCAAGACGGCCGAAATTGAACCCGAACAGCTCAATCTGCCCGATATTCGAGAGAAAGAGATTCGAACCACGGTGGCTTCTTTGCGATTGGACGCTCTTGCCGCGTTGGGCTTTGGAGAGTCTCGAACCAAAATGGCCCGTGAGATTCGGGCGGAACGCCTTAAAGTAAATTGGAAGCCGGTAAAAAACCCTGACCAGTTAGTCAGCCCGGGGGATGTTATTTCCATGCGCGGTCGGGGACGGGTTGTATTTCGCGAGCAAACCGGGACGTCCAAGAAGGGCCGCCTGGGCGTGGTTTTGGTTCGCCAGTTATAG
- a CDS encoding nucleoside recognition domain-containing protein, producing MINTIWMFLIGFGILVAASTGHIGVISDTIFNSSTKAVEFTFGLAGMIALWSGILKVAETAGITEWIAKIFQPILALLFPSLKTAQSALGLISMTVAANMLGLGNVATPIGLKTMAELQGHNQTPNQASPEICTFMTLVFGGLSLIPSTLIAIRSQAGSSQPALVLGPVLIITLIATSAGLLFNHLALRLDDWYHRKEH from the coding sequence TTGATCAATACCATCTGGATGTTCCTCATCGGTTTCGGTATCCTCGTGGCCGCCAGTACCGGTCATATCGGTGTAATTTCGGATACGATCTTTAACAGCTCTACCAAAGCGGTCGAGTTCACTTTCGGTCTGGCCGGAATGATCGCGTTATGGTCGGGCATTCTCAAAGTGGCTGAAACCGCAGGAATCACCGAGTGGATCGCCAAAATATTCCAACCCATATTAGCCTTATTATTCCCCAGCTTAAAAACGGCTCAATCCGCTCTCGGGTTGATCTCCATGACCGTCGCCGCCAACATGCTGGGGCTAGGAAATGTAGCCACGCCTATCGGACTCAAAACCATGGCCGAACTACAAGGTCATAACCAAACCCCCAACCAGGCATCACCGGAGATTTGCACCTTTATGACTCTGGTCTTTGGCGGTCTCAGCCTCATTCCTTCAACCTTGATCGCCATCCGCTCACAGGCCGGATCCTCGCAACCTGCCCTCGTACTGGGACCCGTCCTGATTATCACGCTCATTGCGACCAGCGCCGGACTGCTCTTTAACCACCTTGCTCTGCGATTGGATGATTGGTATCACCGAAAGGAGCACTAG
- a CDS encoding methyl-accepting chemotaxis protein yields the protein MRFLFSLKWRLLLSFLGIFLLTGMVNFLPDENVILKVAVIVGLLVAYFILGNFLINRLVLGQIKPFILISKRIAQNDLSNLPAVNVNNEFQILGESVDQMLSNLRGILRENLDASEQLALAANEMSGMVQEVSVATEQITNTMDQMSKATQEQFESTHLSVLATQQMAETAQGIASEAQKASTYSSQAAERAQKGEESIGQIHAMILQLQETVDNSAEVVRRLGMRSVEIGKIVDVMRGISRQTNLLALNAAIEAARAGEHGRGFSVVADEVRALAEQSTNSAIQIVALINEIQTETKAAVEAMEIGTRMVDDVTTLAISAKDAFSDITQSVNQTVGTIHEIAAASEEQAASSEEMTTSMQTVASIAKQNVNGAKQVAAATEEQKSNMSKLAESSTNLVDMAERLTALVGRFKVKSDFQRCWRVLDCNYINCPAYQSREEKCWLIPDTICGGIPNGSVKDKRSTCHQCEVFKVNTTVKKSE from the coding sequence TTGAGATTCTTATTCAGCTTAAAATGGCGACTGTTGTTAAGTTTTTTAGGGATCTTTCTCCTGACGGGAATGGTCAATTTTTTGCCTGATGAGAATGTCATTTTAAAAGTAGCGGTAATCGTCGGATTACTGGTTGCTTACTTTATATTGGGTAATTTCTTAATTAACCGCTTAGTCCTGGGGCAGATCAAGCCCTTCATACTTATCTCCAAACGTATCGCTCAAAACGATCTCTCCAATTTGCCCGCGGTCAATGTCAATAATGAGTTTCAGATCCTTGGCGAATCAGTGGATCAAATGCTGAGTAACCTACGGGGGATCTTGCGGGAAAACTTAGATGCTTCGGAACAATTGGCGCTGGCTGCCAATGAGATGTCCGGCATGGTCCAGGAAGTGAGTGTCGCTACCGAGCAGATCACCAACACCATGGACCAGATGTCCAAAGCCACTCAGGAGCAGTTCGAAAGCACTCATCTCTCGGTTTTGGCTACTCAGCAAATGGCTGAGACCGCCCAAGGAATTGCCTCGGAAGCCCAAAAAGCCTCCACATATTCCTCGCAAGCCGCTGAACGCGCCCAAAAAGGGGAAGAGTCCATCGGCCAAATTCACGCGATGATCCTGCAACTTCAAGAGACAGTCGATAATTCCGCCGAAGTGGTTCGCCGCCTCGGAATGCGCTCCGTCGAGATTGGCAAAATCGTCGATGTAATGCGGGGAATCTCTCGCCAAACGAATTTGTTGGCGTTAAACGCCGCCATCGAGGCGGCCCGGGCCGGCGAACACGGCCGTGGTTTCTCGGTGGTTGCAGATGAGGTTCGGGCTTTGGCCGAGCAGTCGACCAATTCCGCCATTCAGATCGTGGCATTGATCAATGAGATCCAAACCGAGACCAAAGCGGCGGTGGAAGCGATGGAGATCGGCACGCGGATGGTGGATGATGTCACGACGTTGGCCATCTCGGCGAAGGACGCTTTCAGCGATATTACCCAGTCGGTCAACCAGACCGTGGGAACTATTCATGAGATTGCGGCAGCTTCGGAGGAGCAGGCGGCCAGCAGCGAAGAGATGACCACCAGTATGCAGACTGTCGCCTCGATTGCGAAACAGAATGTGAATGGCGCCAAACAGGTCGCGGCGGCCACCGAGGAACAAAAGAGCAATATGAGTAAATTGGCCGAATCCTCCACCAACCTGGTAGATATGGCTGAGCGTCTGACCGCGTTGGTCGGCCGCTTCAAAGTAAAATCCGATTTTCAACGGTGCTGGCGGGTATTGGATTGCAATTACATTAATTGTCCGGCCTATCAGAGCCGCGAGGAAAAATGTTGGCTTATTCCCGATACCATTTGTGGCGGCATACCCAATGGTTCAGTGAAGGATAAGCGCAGTACCTGTCATCAATGTGAAGTCTTTAAAGTGAATACCACCGTAAAAAAGAGCGAATAA
- a CDS encoding sugar-binding transcriptional regulator, producing MDKLLSLQQKIIPEFVPLLLSRYQVLRSIHFLQPIGRRALADQLHMQERRIRNEVDLLKQQELVGLTSGGMQVTSQGEMLLWEIEVYIRELQGINLLEQKIAERFGIEKVMVVPGDSDRDETVKKDLARVTAGYLNKRLEEGSILAVTGGTTLAEVAAALKLPTVKRNITVIPARGGLGEEVEIQANAVAANIAKGLGASYRLLHVPDDLGQKAMQTIAEEPKIKEILDMVRQANIVMHGIGTAEEMARRRGMPECQITELTERGAVGEAFGYYFAIDGSVIHSTSSVGLQLNELEQIGEVIAVVGGASKAAAVQAVLTNAPRDVLVIDEGAARAMMDLFYR from the coding sequence ATGGATAAACTTCTATCGTTGCAACAGAAGATAATTCCGGAGTTCGTTCCGCTATTGCTCTCCAGATATCAAGTACTGCGTTCGATTCACTTTTTACAACCGATTGGGCGCAGGGCTCTTGCAGACCAATTACATATGCAAGAACGGCGGATCCGCAACGAAGTCGATCTCTTAAAACAACAAGAGTTGGTAGGCCTCACCAGCGGAGGCATGCAGGTTACCTCTCAGGGCGAAATGCTTTTGTGGGAGATCGAAGTGTATATCCGGGAACTGCAAGGTATAAACTTGTTAGAGCAAAAAATTGCCGAACGTTTCGGCATCGAAAAAGTAATGGTCGTACCGGGCGATTCCGACCGGGATGAAACCGTAAAGAAGGATCTGGCCCGAGTAACTGCAGGCTATCTAAACAAGCGGCTGGAAGAAGGTTCAATTCTGGCGGTTACCGGGGGTACAACCCTGGCTGAAGTGGCCGCTGCTTTGAAATTGCCGACAGTTAAGCGGAACATCACGGTCATTCCGGCCCGGGGTGGGTTGGGCGAGGAAGTTGAGATCCAGGCGAATGCTGTTGCCGCCAATATTGCGAAAGGGCTGGGCGCTTCTTACCGTCTGTTGCATGTGCCGGATGACCTTGGTCAAAAGGCAATGCAGACCATTGCGGAGGAACCGAAAATCAAGGAGATCTTGGATATGGTCCGCCAAGCCAATATCGTGATGCATGGCATCGGGACCGCTGAGGAAATGGCCAGACGGCGGGGAATGCCGGAATGCCAGATTACGGAGCTCACTGAACGAGGTGCGGTGGGGGAAGCTTTCGGATATTATTTTGCGATTGACGGGAGTGTTATCCATTCGACATCCAGCGTCGGGCTGCAATTAAATGAACTTGAGCAAATCGGGGAAGTCATCGCGGTGGTAGGCGGCGCAAGCAAGGCTGCGGCCGTCCAAGCGGTACTGACCAACGCTCCCCGCGATGTATTGGTCATTGATGAGGGTGCGGCCCGTGCCATGATGGATTTATTCTATCGTTAG